TTTCGCGGTTATTTGCGCGATATCATTTTTATTTATTAGCTCAGCATTCGTTAATTCTGCGAACTCTTCTGTAAGTTTTAACCATTTTTGCTGTAATATTTCTTTATTTGCAGCACTGAAATTTATCGAAAGGTATTGTTTTCCTTCGGTTTCTGTAAGTAGAAAGGTCGGCAAATAAAACAGCCCTTGTTCCATGCAACCCCAATCGTTTTGCCCAGTGTGTTTGCTATCAAAGGCAAATCCACCAACCAACATAGCCCCTGTACCTGTAATAGAACTATTTTGATAGATTTTCTCTTTTTCTTCTAAAATAAAAGCATCAACTTGTTCAAAGGATGCTTGATCATATGTTAATTCTTGCTCTTTGCCAAACCCAACTAGCGTAAAATTTTTCTCAGGTGTCTGCCAATAAAAACGCTCGCCTTTGAATTTTTTTTGCCCCTTCTCAAAAGAAGTACGCAAAAAATCAGGCTCTTCATTTATTTCTTTGACCCAGCTAAATTGACGGTACCCTTGTTCATAAGCTTGATCTAACTCTTTAGGAATGCTCATTTGCTTAAAAAAGCCTCCCTTTCTATTGTTGTTAAGCGGTGTTTCGCTAATTTTCCACTTGCTGTTTTGGGTAGCGAGTGACACAAATAAATTCGTTTAGGCAGTTTATATTTTGCTAAATAAGTTTTCGCAAAAGTATTTATTTTTTCCACTGTGATCAGCGGATCTCCAACGATATAAGCGACCGGAACAGCTCCCCATTTCTCGTCTGTTTCACCAACTACCGCTACTTCTTTTACACCAGGAAACTCTTGTAATACGTGTTCGATTTCTGTAGGATAAATATTTTCGCCGCCTGAAATGATCAATTCACTTAAGCGACTGACTAAATAAAGATATCTCTCTTCATCCAAATAACCCATATCTCCTGTTTTAAACCAGCCATCTATTGTCCATTTCACTTTTTGCCACTTCTCGCCATTTAAATACTGTGAAACAACATTTTTTCCTTTTAATAGGATTTCCCCGACTTCATTTTCTTGCAACTGTTTTTGATCAGCATCAACGATTTTGACATGCATGCCTAACAAAGGTTTACCAGCAGAGCCGATCTTTAGCGCAGCATCTTCAAAGCTCAACGCAACGACTTGGGAGCAAGTTTCAGTCATTCCGTATGATTGGATAACAGGAATTCCATAATGCTCACATTGTTCTAATGCTTTTGGTGAGATCGGGCCACCACCAAGCAACATTGCTTTGAAACTTGAACTATAGCCTTTCTTTGGATATTTTTCCAGTAATTCCTGCAACATAATTGCGACAACAGAAATCACGGTTCCACGTCCTTCAGCTAAATCTTCTGTTACTATCGTTGCATCAAATTTACTATATAAACGCAAGCTACATCCTAAGACTAGCTGCCGAACTACAATGGATAGACCACTAATATGAAATAGTGGAACTGGACAAAGCCAGCAGTCACTAGGTAAAATATTCATATTTTCTTGCGTTGCCAGAGCACTGGCAAGATGGTTGCTAAAACATTGCATCACACCTTTAGGTTTACCTGTTGTGCCTGATGTATACATGATTGAAGCTGTTGCTTCCCCTTGATAAAGCGAATGCGGTTCAATTAGCGATTCTTCTACACCATTTGATTTTGACATTTCAATACTCGTGATTTGAGTCAATTCTGACAGAAAAGGTACACTTTCAGTAGAAACCACTACCAGATTCACCTCAGCATCGGTCAATTGGTAGTGGAGTTCTTGTAAACTTAAATGTGTATTTAGCATAACTAGTTCTTTACCTAACTCCCACAAAGCTAAAATCGAAAAATACATTTCTTTTGAATTTCGGCTAAATAGAGCCACTCGTTTTTCCTCGTATGGAATCTTTGAAGAAAATGTTGCTGCCCAATGTTTAACTTCTCGTCCAACGTCAGCAAATGACCATGCTTCATCCTGCCAGTAAAAAGCAGGATGATTCGGTCTTTCATTTACTTGTTTTTGCAGCCAACTACTCATATTTGTCACCCTTTATGGAAATTTAGGAAATTGATCGAAATCAGGATCACGTTTTTCTTTGAATGAATCGCGTCCTTCTTTGGCTTCATCCATTGTGTAATAAAGCAGTGTTGCGTCTCCCGCTAACTGCTGAATTCCAGCTAATCCGTCTGTATCGGCATTTAAAGAAGCTTTGATCATACGTAATGCAAGCGGACTTTTCTTCAACATTTCTTCTGCCCATTCCATCGTTACATCTTCAACTTCAGTTAAAGGTACAACCGTATTGATCCAGCCCATATCCAATGCTTCTTCTGCTGAATACTGTTTACATAGGAACCACACTTCTTTAGCTTTTTTATGACCAACCACACGAGCTAAATAACCAGAACCATACCCACCATCAAAACTTCCCACATTCGGTCCTGTTTGACCGAATTTTGCATTGTCTGCTGCAATCGTCAAATCACAAACAAGCTGAAGAACATTTCCGCCACCAATCGAATAGCCTTTGACCATTGCAATAACTGGTTTTGGGATCACACGAATCAAGCGTTGTAAATCTAATACATTCAAACGAGGAACACTATCCTCACCTACATAACCACCATGTCCGCGAACCTTCTGATCTCCACCAGAACAAAATGCTTTATCGCCTGCACCAGTTAAAATAATCACACCGACATCTTGCTTATCACGGCTAATGTTAAATGCATCGATCATTTCCATAACAGTTTTCGGTGTAAAAGCATTATGCACTTGAGGTCGATTAATCGTGATTTTCGCCACTTTACCTTCTTGTTCAAATAAAATTTCTTCATACTCTTTGATCGTTGTCCAGTTTCTCATGAGGAAACCTCCTTATAATTTTAAAAGCTGAGCAGGCTCATTCAGCCTCGACAGGAAAATAGGAAATTATGACTGAGGTGTTTTTTGCCTCATTCATAATTTATCTTTTTCCCGAGAGGTTAGCCTGCGAAGCTAGATAGCATAAAAGCGGAACAAGCCGTTTAGCTCTGACAGAAAAATAGGAAAATATAACTAAGGTGTTTTTTGCCTTATTTATATTTTATCTTTTTTCCGAAGAGCTGGCTTGTGCAGCTAGATAGCATAAAAGCGGAACAAATCGGTTAATCCTGTAGAAAATTAGGAAATTATAACTAAGGTGTTTTTCTTTATCTTCTTCCCAGAAACTAGTCCGCAAAACTAATTTAGTTTTCAAT
The Enterococcus silesiacus DNA segment above includes these coding regions:
- a CDS encoding 2-succinylbenzoate-CoA ligase, which encodes MSSWLQKQVNERPNHPAFYWQDEAWSFADVGREVKHWAATFSSKIPYEEKRVALFSRNSKEMYFSILALWELGKELVMLNTHLSLQELHYQLTDAEVNLVVVSTESVPFLSELTQITSIEMSKSNGVEESLIEPHSLYQGEATASIMYTSGTTGKPKGVMQCFSNHLASALATQENMNILPSDCWLCPVPLFHISGLSIVVRQLVLGCSLRLYSKFDATIVTEDLAEGRGTVISVVAIMLQELLEKYPKKGYSSSFKAMLLGGGPISPKALEQCEHYGIPVIQSYGMTETCSQVVALSFEDAALKIGSAGKPLLGMHVKIVDADQKQLQENEVGEILLKGKNVVSQYLNGEKWQKVKWTIDGWFKTGDMGYLDEERYLYLVSRLSELIISGGENIYPTEIEHVLQEFPGVKEVAVVGETDEKWGAVPVAYIVGDPLITVEKINTFAKTYLAKYKLPKRIYLCHSLPKTASGKLAKHRLTTIEREAFLSK
- a CDS encoding 1,4-dihydroxy-2-naphthoyl-CoA synthase (catalyzes the formation of 1,4-dihydroxy-2-naphthoate from O-succinylbenzoyl-CoA) — protein: MRNWTTIKEYEEILFEQEGKVAKITINRPQVHNAFTPKTVMEMIDAFNISRDKQDVGVIILTGAGDKAFCSGGDQKVRGHGGYVGEDSVPRLNVLDLQRLIRVIPKPVIAMVKGYSIGGGNVLQLVCDLTIAADNAKFGQTGPNVGSFDGGYGSGYLARVVGHKKAKEVWFLCKQYSAEEALDMGWINTVVPLTEVEDVTMEWAEEMLKKSPLALRMIKASLNADTDGLAGIQQLAGDATLLYYTMDEAKEGRDSFKEKRDPDFDQFPKFP